The proteins below are encoded in one region of Bacillota bacterium:
- a CDS encoding AAA family ATPase, translated as MRLSEVHIDGFGVFHDQHITGLGEGVILFTGPNESGKTTLMSFIKAILFGMEKESNRAHYPPLAGGQHGGAL; from the coding sequence TTGCGTCTGAGTGAAGTACATATCGACGGATTCGGGGTTTTCCACGACCAACACATCACCGGCTTAGGCGAAGGTGTCATCCTTTTCACCGGCCCGAATGAGTCTGGGAAGACCACCCTGATGTCATTCATCAAGGCCATTCTCTTCGGCATGGAGAAGGAGTCCAACCGCGCACACTATCCTCCGCTTGCAGGGGGGCAGCATGGGGGGGCACT
- a CDS encoding DNA repair exonuclease, translating into MTLFRFVHAADIHLDSPFAAVGAESEELAQKFIESTRDAFRRVVDLCIRRQADFLVLAGDVYDGSHKSLRAQLELRSGLGALARRGIHTFISCGNHDHLGGWRASLTWPPEVHFFGPEVEVHRVVRDGEEVARVQGVSYPRAAVTENLAAGFRKDPAGPFAVGVLHANVGGVPSHENYSPCTLEDLASTGIDYWALGHVHAPKTLRDHGPTVVYPGSTQGRNPRETGPHGCQVVTVDNGAVSSIEFCPVDSIRWETVEVSIDELETLDDLVTRAEAEIIRAAAMADGRSLVVRVILGGRGRLDGEVRRSHVSRDILTLIRDRLGGGDPFIWVESLISNTTKEVDIEAFRREGSLVSDFLSEVEETLADPEALDMLRRDLAQRLRRRKLAAIIESMEAEEFKDVVRAAGRLGLDLLLPEEV; encoded by the coding sequence GTGACCCTTTTTCGCTTTGTCCACGCGGCGGACATCCATCTCGACAGCCCGTTCGCGGCGGTTGGAGCGGAGTCGGAGGAACTCGCCCAGAAGTTCATAGAATCGACCCGGGATGCCTTCAGGCGGGTGGTGGACCTCTGCATCAGGCGACAGGCTGATTTCCTGGTGCTCGCGGGGGACGTGTATGACGGAAGCCACAAGTCCCTCCGGGCCCAGCTTGAGCTGCGCTCCGGTTTGGGTGCGCTTGCCCGGCGAGGAATCCACACCTTCATCTCGTGTGGGAACCATGACCACCTGGGAGGGTGGCGGGCCTCACTCACATGGCCACCCGAAGTGCACTTCTTCGGGCCGGAGGTTGAGGTTCATCGTGTGGTGCGAGACGGGGAGGAGGTCGCGAGGGTGCAAGGGGTCAGTTACCCGCGCGCGGCGGTCACAGAGAACCTCGCAGCTGGGTTCAGGAAGGACCCGGCTGGTCCTTTCGCTGTTGGGGTCCTCCACGCGAACGTGGGAGGAGTCCCGTCGCACGAGAACTACTCTCCCTGCACCCTCGAGGATCTTGCCAGTACCGGTATTGACTACTGGGCCCTGGGGCATGTCCATGCGCCAAAGACTCTGCGCGATCACGGCCCGACGGTGGTCTATCCAGGGAGTACTCAGGGACGGAACCCCAGGGAGACCGGGCCTCACGGGTGCCAGGTCGTCACGGTGGACAACGGCGCCGTATCATCCATCGAGTTCTGCCCGGTGGATTCCATCAGGTGGGAAACGGTGGAGGTGTCCATCGACGAGCTTGAGACCCTCGATGATCTGGTGACGCGGGCGGAGGCCGAGATCATACGGGCTGCGGCCATGGCGGACGGCCGGTCCCTGGTGGTCAGGGTGATCCTGGGAGGACGCGGGCGCCTCGACGGTGAGGTCCGGAGATCGCATGTATCCCGGGACATCCTCACACTTATCCGCGATAGGCTGGGAGGAGGCGATCCGTTCATCTGGGTTGAATCTCTCATCTCCAACACGACAAAGGAAGTCGACATCGAGGCCTTCCGGAGGGAGGGCAGTCTCGTCTCGGACTTCCTGAGCGAGGTGGAAGAGACTCTGGCGGATCCCGAGGCCCTGGACATGCTCAGGAGAGACCTCGCCCAAAGGCTCAGGCGGCGAAAGCTCGCGGCAATCATTGAGTCGATGGAGGCCGAGGAGTTCAAGGATGTAGTGCGGGCCGCGGGGCGGCTTGGGTTGGACCTTCTTCTGCCGGAAGAGGTGTAG